Part of the Diprion similis isolate iyDipSimi1 chromosome 10, iyDipSimi1.1, whole genome shotgun sequence genome, TACCGGGTCACGTGACAGTCAAGCGCAGTGGAGCGGACGGCTCGGATTGGTCGAGAGCTCCTTCCCCCACTCGACCGCAACCCGAACAAAGAGACGAGGCTACTTCCTCGCGACGGCGTCCGCTGTCGTTTAGAAAGTCGTCGGTACTCACAGGGTGCGGTTCGCGAATCCGGAGGGACATTCCCGTGCCGTGGCGTAAAGATCGTTTATGTGACCGAAGCTGGTTTTATCGTGTGTAGAGTTATAGAAACGAAAGGTGAAGCTAGAGAAGTAGACAGAGGGAGATaagtttttattgttttgttttcttttgtgAAAAGTTTCTTTACACTTCGGACGAATTGCAATTTTGTCGTCTAATTATTTTTGTCGATGGTCATCGTTGGCCTTTCTCGTTTCGAATAAACTGCAAGATTATTGTGAATCTGACGTCCGTTCCGTACAATTGTAAGAAACAGCGTTACGTATCAAGAAAGAAGAGGATCGATTCTGAAAGCGAAAATTACCGCCGCCGCTCTACCGCGTCTATCCGCTAGCGACAATCGATCGTACCAAGAGAGAGCTCGTCGCTTGCGCGTTTCGTCAGGTTATACGCCATCATTGTCGTCGTCGGCAGCCAATCCAAAGCGGTTTACACGAGCCCGCAGTTTTCAATCGCTGATCGCTGCAGCTAGCTTTGCTTTCCCTCGAGCGTAACCAAGCGTCGGCGGTGTCGTCGCCATTTTGAATCActatttgttttcaaatccGTCGTCGTTCCCGGTGCCCGAGGGTCTGTGTTGTGCGGCAGGAGGAGAAGCGGATCGATCGAAGCTGAAAGCAGCTGCAGGAGGAACCCGCGCAAGTCCCAAAGCTGGATTCCAACACCTCTGCCGTTAGGCTAAGAACGGTAATAAAGAAAACGTCGTGACGcagtaaaagaagaagaaggtgaaAAAGAATATCAGCTCAACACTAAGACCAACGACAGCATTACCACGTAGCCAAAATGAGGTTGGAAATCGTGTCCGCGGCGGACTTTCTCGTGCATTTACTAAGGCTGCAAGCCGGCCAGCTGTCCGAGCGGCAGCTGCAAATGTTCAAGTCATCGCTCTCCGAGGTACTGCGACGCCGATACAGAGACCACTGGTTTCCGGACCGGCCAAACCGAGGTTCGGGGTACCGATGCCTCCGCATAAATGGTAAAATGGATCCGGTGATCGCCCAGGCCGGAGCAAACGTCGGTCTCCTGCCCACCGTTCTCCATAACCTGTTTCCGACGGAGCTGACGATGTGGATCGACCCCGCCGAGGTCTCGTACAGGATCGGTGAGAACGGCTCGATCTGTGTTCTGTACGAACGTACGGAGCCGGACCCAGAGGAGTCGCAACAGTTCGAGAGCTGCAAGGAATCGTTATTCATGGAGCACACGCAATTTAGCGAGCAGATCGCCGCTTTCGTATCAAGTTGAGCCAATCGCTCGCAGCAACTtgcaaacaacaacaacaacaaaaaaaacatcaacaacaacaacacgaTCTTCTCAAACTCGCTTAGAAGTTCAGTCGCTCCTCATGCAATCGTCGCTCATTATACGTACCGAAACTCGCATATATTTCatctaatattattattattattgtatctgCTGTTGTCGCGGCACGATATTATCAAACAACTCTCTTCCCAACGGCGGTATGTCGAGTTGCAGCCGTCTCGCTGACTCTCCATCTGCAGCGCCCTTTCAGAGGGACCAAAAACGAGTTATTACTGTTCACACTCCACCAATGATCTCAaaggaaaataagaagaaatagatgaagaaaaagaagaagaagaagatgaaaaagaagcaaaagaagaagaaggaagaaagaaaacactGGCAAAAGAAAACCAAGCCACAGAAAAGTATCCATGCAGCCCTGACTGAGCCGCGATCCCCAGCCCcctatctacaattataaaCCGTATAAGCTTAcgaagccccccccccccacccggTGACGCCAATCGTTCGACTAGCTATGCCGGCCATTACATTTTAACGAGGACGCAGCAGAAAGCAGTGAGAAAGGGAAAattaagagaaagaaaaggaaattaaagaaacaaaattttatagagGGCATCTGGAATTGAGGCTATGCTGTGGTAGCCCCACCCCCACCTCCCACCCCTCTgtgccccccacccccctgtTTGAGGTCGGCCACAGAGACTGTGCAACGTTAGATCGTTCACTCATCGAATCATTTGAATTGTCATATACACCACGTATCATTACCATTTTCCACCAACACGCAAAATTACACATACGCGCACCCATACTAAACATACACTCTCGTATGCACCGGGCAACAATATTTGTCTATccaatattatacatgtacgtacgtacgtatattgTTTGTAGGGTGTAAGTGgcaaaataagataaaaatagaagaattaATATCGAACATGATATGGAAAATCAATATCAATGACGTGCGTACATGTATCAACGTATGATATATATGTGTCTGgatgtgtttgtgtgtgtgtgtgtgtgttagtGAGCGAGTGTGCGTGTGTGCTCGTCTGCGTGTTGAAATACGCGAACGAATTGTATTTGTATATCATCGAATTGTACATtaatatatagaaatatatatatatatcttaaaaattatatatatatatatatatatatatatatttatatgtataatttttaaaagtaaCTGTGATTCTCTAATCGTGAATGAAAGATTTAAtggattataaataattattggatcgatatatatatatattcatgatATGTATGGgagacaaagagagagagagtgagagagagtaaattttattcatttctaatGTCTTATAATTCTACATATTATACAACATACCTGTACTATTATTGATTTGAGGCTGATTGCAATTTGAACGtaacaaataattcaattgtgtctgtgtgtatacatatatataaatatatatatgtatattctatgtaatatataaatgtatatatatacatacatactatattaataatttttaaacgaagcATGTGATTTTTATTGTACAAAACT contains:
- the LOC124411183 gene encoding protein BTG2-like; this encodes MRLEIVSAADFLVHLLRLQAGQLSERQLQMFKSSLSEVLRRRYRDHWFPDRPNRGSGYRCLRINGKMDPVIAQAGANVGLLPTVLHNLFPTELTMWIDPAEVSYRIGENGSICVLYERTEPDPEESQQFESCKESLFMEHTQFSEQIAAFVSS